The Streptomyces sp. NBC_00236 DNA window TCGCGTCCACGGAAACCACCGGCACCGGCTCGGGCGAGCGCCTCAGTGTCGCGATGATGCAGCCGCCCCGCTCGGGCTTGTCTCCGCTCTCCGACGACGCGTTCAAGCTGTCCCGTTGGTCCACGGCGGAAACACTCGTGAGACTGAACGCGGACGGCGACGCCGAGCCCGCTCTTGCCACCGGGTGGAAGCGGTCCGGTCGGAACTGGGCCTTCACCCTCCGCAAGGACGTCACCTTCCACGACGGCACCGAGCTGACCGCCGAGGCCGTTGTCCGTTCCCTCACCAAGGCCACTGGCGCCTCCCCCAAGCCCCGCATTCTCGACGGCGTCGAGCTGACCGTGAAGGAAGGGGACCCCGGCACCGTCATCGTCACGACCGCCGAGGAGGACCCGTTGGTCCCCCAGCGGCTCAGCTCCCCGCAGTTGTCGATCCTCGCGGCGAAGGCGTACGGAGGGAAGACGGTGAATCCGGTCGGTGCCGGCACCGGTCCCTTCGAGCTGATCAAGGTCAACGGCACCTCTTCCGCCGCCCTCGACCGCTACGACGACTACTGGGGCGGCACGGCCAAGGCTTCCGGCATCGACGTGACGTTCGTGCCCGACGGCACCGCCCGCGCCGCCGCCCTGCGCAGCGGCGAGGCCGACATCGTCGAGGCGGTCCCGGTCTCACAGGCCGCACTGCTGGACAAGGACCTGATCACCGAGGTCCCGATGCCGCGCACGAACACGCTGTACCTCAACACGGGGAAGGGCGCATTCAAGGACCCGGCGCTGCGGGCGGCGGCCCGCGAGGCGATCGACGCCGAATCGATCGTGAAGGGCGTGTACGAGGGGCGAGCCGACGTGGCCGAGGGGCTGCTCGGGCCCGCGCTGCCGTGGGCGGCCGACCTGCGCGAGCCGGCGCGCCGTGCGAAGTCGGGTGATCCGGCGGGCAAGAGCATCACCATCGGTACGTTCACCGACCGGGCGGAACTGCCCGAGGTGGCCGCCGCCCTGCAACAGCAGCTGCAGAAGGCGGGGTTCCGGGTGAAGCTGGAGGTCCGCGAGTACGCCAATATCGAGTCCGACGCTCTGGCGGGCGCGTTCGACGCGTTCATCCTCTCCCGGGCCACCGTCCTCGATTCCGGCGACCCGGCCGCGTACCTGTACAGCGACTTCGCCTCCGACGGTTCGTTCAACATCCCCCAGCTCGCCGATCCGGTCGTCGACAAAGCCCTGAGCAAGGCGGGCGCGACGCCGACAGGTGACGCCCGCCGCCGAGCCGTCGTCGATGCCGAGGCCGCCGTACTCGCCACCGACGCGGCCGTGCCGATGCTCCACGAGCGCGTGATCCAGGGCGACGCCGCCGACGTGGTCGGCGCGGCCCACGACCCGCGCGAGCGGGAGCTGGTCACGCTCGACACCCACGTCAAGTGAGGTCGGCCACGGCGGGGGTGACCCGCGCTGTCTGCCTCGTCGCCGCACTGGCCGCCGTCGGTCTGCTGCCCTGGCTCTCCGGCCGGGACCCCGCCCTGACGGTACTGCGCGCCCGGTCCGCCGAACAGGAGCCGACCGAGGAGGCCCTGTCCGCGATCCGCCGCGACCTCGGTCTGGACGCAGGACCGCTCTCCTTGCTCGGTGACTGGGCCGGCGGGCTGCTGCGCGGCGAATTCGGGACCTCCTGGGTGTCGGGGACGGACATCCTGCCGTCCGTCATCTCCGGCCTCCAGGTATCGCTGGGCCTGATGACCGCCGCGCTGGCGGTGGCGATGATGCTGGCTGTGGCCCTGGTGGCACCCGTTCTCGTGCGGGGCCGGGGGTCAGCCGGGGCGTTCGCCGCCATGGCCGCCGCCGTGCCGGAGTTCCTCCTGGCCACCGTGGCACTGCTGGTGTGCGGAGTATGGCTGGGGTGGCTGCCCACGTCCGGCTGGCAGGGGCCCGAGTACCTGGTGCTGCCCGCACTCGCGCTCGGTGTCCCCGCGGGCGGACTGCTCGGCCGGCTCGTCGCGGACGCGCTGCCCGCCGTACTGGACGAACGATGGGTGGAGCTGTGGCAGGGAGCGGGAGTGAGCCGCAGCCGTGTCTCGGCGGCGGCCCTGCGTCGTGTACTGCCACCGCTGATACCGCAGTTCGGGATGGTCGCCGTCGGGCTGACGGGTGGGGCGGTCGCGGTGGAAACCGTCTTCGCGGTACCCGGCATCGGACGTACCGCGCTGGGTGCGGCCAAGTCCCAGGACCTGCCGCTGCTCCAGGGCGCCGTCCTCGCCCTGCTCGCCCTGGGCCTGGTCACCGGCGCGCTCGCCGCCCTCGTGCGACGCCGGCTGCTGGGTCCCGCCCTGCGTGATGCAGGGCTCTCGCTGCCACCGGCCCGCCCGGTCCGGGCGCACCCGGCGATCCCGGCTCTCCTCGGGATCCTGCTGCTGACCGCGATCGGCTGGGGCCTGCTCCGCGACCCGTACGCGGTGGACACCACGGCTCGGCTGGCCCCGCCCTCGTGGGCGAACCCGCTGGGCACCGATGGGCTCGGCCGCGACGTGCTGGCCCGGCTCGGCCACGGAGCCGCCTCAACAGTCGGCACGGCGGCGGCCGTGTGCCTGCTGAGCCTGATGGTCGCACTGGTCCTCGGCTTCCTCCCTGGCATCGCGACGGGCGCGGCCGACATCGCCAACGCGCTGCCACCGGTGATTGTCGGCATTCTGGTCGCCGCGGCGGCCGGTCCCGGCACCGGCGGAGCGGCCCTCGCGGTCGCGCTGATCTCCTGGCCGCCCCTGGCGGCGCATGCGGCGGCGCTGGTCCAGGAGGTACGGGCGTCTGCGTTCCTGACCGCCCAGCGCGCCATAGGCGCACCGCCGTTGTGGATTCTCACCCGGCACGTCCTGCCGTCCGTCGCCGCCCCGGTCACCCGCCACGCCCTGCTGCGGCTGCCCGGCATCGCGCTCGCGCTGGCCTCCCTGGGGTTCCTCGGTCTCGGCGCCCAGCCACCCGCCCCCGAGTGGGGTCTGCTCCTCGACGAGTCCCGCGCCTACGTGGAACGCGCCCCCTGGGCGGCCCTCGCCCCGGCCACCGCGCTGGCCCTCCTGGCAGGACTGGCCGTGTCGGGTGCGGCGTACGCGCAGGGCCGGGGAGACCGGCGCACGACCAGGCGCTCGGTACGGAAACGGAAGGAGACCGCCCATGCGGTCTGAAGCACTGCTGTCGGTACATGACCTGCGGATCGCGTTCGGCGCGGTCGAGGCGGTGCGCGGACTGACCTTCGACGTCCGCCCGCGCGAGGTGTTCGCCCTCGTCGGGGAGTCCGGCGCGGGCAAGTCCCTCACCGCCCGGGCGCTGCTCGGCATGGTGCCGCGCGGCGCGACCGTCGGCGGCAGCGTGCGGTTGCGTGACTCCGCAGATCTCGTCGCCGAGCGCGGGCGCCGGATCACCCTCGTCCCTCAGGACGCCCTGTCCGCTCTCTCCCCCGTCCACCCGGTCGGCGACCAGATCGCCGCGGCCGTGCGGTCGGTGCGGCACGTGTCCCGCAGACAGGCTCGCGCCCGGGCGGTGACGGCACTGGACCGGGTCGGCATCCCGGACGCCGCGCGCCGGGCAAGGGCCTACCCTCACGAGTACTCGGGCGGCATGCGTCAGCGTGCGGTGATCGCCATGGCAACGGTCAACGAGCCCGACATCGTCGTCGCCGACGAGCCGACCACCGCGCTGGACGAGGAGCGCCGCGAGCAGGTGCTGCGGGTGCTCGCCGAACAGCGGGAAGCGGTCGGCGCCGCGCTGGTCCTCGTCACCCACGACCTGGACGTCGTACGGGACCACGCGGACCGCATGCTGGTGATGTACGCAGGGCGGGCGACCGAGCTCGGCCCGGTTCGGCAGGTCCTGAGCCGTCCGCGCGCCCCGTACACAGCGGGCCTGCTGGCCTCGCTCCCGCAGGACGGCCCCCGGCGCCGCAAGCTGCCGGCGCTCCGCGGCACCCCACCCGCACCGGACGCCCTCGGGCCGGGCTGCGCCTTCGCCCCACGCTGCCCACTGGCGACGGACCCGTGCCACGACCGCGAACCAGACGTCCAGGCCATGGACGGACACCTGGTCGCCTGCCACCACGCCGCCGACGTGCCCGACCCCATTCGGAAGTTCGTATGAACCACCCCCTGCTGGACGTCCGCGACCTCGTCGTCCGCTACGGCCCGGTCACCGCCGTGGACCATGTCTCGTTCGCACTGGACGCCGGTGAGACCCTCGCCCTCAACGGCCCCTCCGGATGCGGTAAATCCTCCACCGCCCTCGCGGTGCTCCGGCTACGCCCGCCTGACGCCGGGCAGATCCGCTTCGAAGGACGGGAGCTGACCCACCTGACGGAACGCGAACTGCGTCCGCTACGCCCACGCATGCAGCCGGTCTTCCAGGACCCCTACGGCTCCCTCAGCCCCCGTCGCCGCATCCGCGACGCGGTGGCCGAGCCACTGAAGGTGCACGGCACATGGGACCCGGCCGACGGGCCCGCCCGCGTGGCCGAGCTGCTCGACCGCGTCGGCCTCGACCCGTCGTCCGGGGACCGGCGACCCCACGAACTCTCCGGCGGCCAGTGCCAGCGGGCCGGCATCGCCCGCGCCCTCGCCTCCGGACCGCGGCTGCTCGTCCTCGACGAACCGGTGTCGGCCCTCGACGCTTCCGTCAGGGCCGGCGTGTTGAACCTGCTCGCCGACCTCCAGGACGAACTGGGCCTCGGCTACCTGTTCATCTGCCACGACCGGGCCGTCGTACGGCACTTCGCTGACCGCGTGATCGAGATGCGGGACGGACGCATCGTCCCCACCTGACAACTGGGCCAGGTGGCCCGGGAGGGCCTGATGTGGCTCATGGGTTCTTGCCTTCAGGGGCTTCCCAGGAGTGGCTGTCCGGTTCTCCGGGGCGCCCTGGCTGCCTGATCGAGATGTGCGCGCTTCGTGCGGTCGCCTATTACCGAGATGACAGCGGGGTGTTCCTCGGGCCGACGGCGTGCCGGGCGGAACGAGGAGGGGCAAGTGAGCAAGCGGAAGGCCCAGGTCCGGGCCGGCGTCGATGCCGGTAGAGGCCACCACTGGGCGGCCGTCGCCGATGAGACCGGCGCAACCCTGTCCTCGAAGTAGGCGACAACGAGGAGTCGGCGATCCTGGGCGCGCTCGGTGAGAGCCGCCCTCACCCGCCTCAATCCGGTAGCCCGGATCGTGCCCGTCAGCCGAGGCCGCGCGGAACTGTCCGAGGTACTCGGCACCGGGCTCTTCGACCTGGAACGGGCCCATCAGGCTCCGGGATGGGTGCGGGAGCTGAACG harbors:
- a CDS encoding ABC transporter substrate-binding protein, encoding MRVLSRPLLFPAVLAAAVLLTGCFASTETTGTGSGERLSVAMMQPPRSGLSPLSDDAFKLSRWSTAETLVRLNADGDAEPALATGWKRSGRNWAFTLRKDVTFHDGTELTAEAVVRSLTKATGASPKPRILDGVELTVKEGDPGTVIVTTAEEDPLVPQRLSSPQLSILAAKAYGGKTVNPVGAGTGPFELIKVNGTSSAALDRYDDYWGGTAKASGIDVTFVPDGTARAAALRSGEADIVEAVPVSQAALLDKDLITEVPMPRTNTLYLNTGKGAFKDPALRAAAREAIDAESIVKGVYEGRADVAEGLLGPALPWAADLREPARRAKSGDPAGKSITIGTFTDRAELPEVAAALQQQLQKAGFRVKLEVREYANIESDALAGAFDAFILSRATVLDSGDPAAYLYSDFASDGSFNIPQLADPVVDKALSKAGATPTGDARRRAVVDAEAAVLATDAAVPMLHERVIQGDAADVVGAAHDPRERELVTLDTHVK
- a CDS encoding ABC transporter permease subunit produces the protein MRSATAGVTRAVCLVAALAAVGLLPWLSGRDPALTVLRARSAEQEPTEEALSAIRRDLGLDAGPLSLLGDWAGGLLRGEFGTSWVSGTDILPSVISGLQVSLGLMTAALAVAMMLAVALVAPVLVRGRGSAGAFAAMAAAVPEFLLATVALLVCGVWLGWLPTSGWQGPEYLVLPALALGVPAGGLLGRLVADALPAVLDERWVELWQGAGVSRSRVSAAALRRVLPPLIPQFGMVAVGLTGGAVAVETVFAVPGIGRTALGAAKSQDLPLLQGAVLALLALGLVTGALAALVRRRLLGPALRDAGLSLPPARPVRAHPAIPALLGILLLTAIGWGLLRDPYAVDTTARLAPPSWANPLGTDGLGRDVLARLGHGAASTVGTAAAVCLLSLMVALVLGFLPGIATGAADIANALPPVIVGILVAAAAGPGTGGAALAVALISWPPLAAHAAALVQEVRASAFLTAQRAIGAPPLWILTRHVLPSVAAPVTRHALLRLPGIALALASLGFLGLGAQPPAPEWGLLLDESRAYVERAPWAALAPATALALLAGLAVSGAAYAQGRGDRRTTRRSVRKRKETAHAV
- a CDS encoding ABC transporter ATP-binding protein, with the protein product MRSEALLSVHDLRIAFGAVEAVRGLTFDVRPREVFALVGESGAGKSLTARALLGMVPRGATVGGSVRLRDSADLVAERGRRITLVPQDALSALSPVHPVGDQIAAAVRSVRHVSRRQARARAVTALDRVGIPDAARRARAYPHEYSGGMRQRAVIAMATVNEPDIVVADEPTTALDEERREQVLRVLAEQREAVGAALVLVTHDLDVVRDHADRMLVMYAGRATELGPVRQVLSRPRAPYTAGLLASLPQDGPRRRKLPALRGTPPAPDALGPGCAFAPRCPLATDPCHDREPDVQAMDGHLVACHHAADVPDPIRKFV
- a CDS encoding dipeptide/oligopeptide/nickel ABC transporter ATP-binding protein yields the protein MNHPLLDVRDLVVRYGPVTAVDHVSFALDAGETLALNGPSGCGKSSTALAVLRLRPPDAGQIRFEGRELTHLTERELRPLRPRMQPVFQDPYGSLSPRRRIRDAVAEPLKVHGTWDPADGPARVAELLDRVGLDPSSGDRRPHELSGGQCQRAGIARALASGPRLLVLDEPVSALDASVRAGVLNLLADLQDELGLGYLFICHDRAVVRHFADRVIEMRDGRIVPT